The following proteins are encoded in a genomic region of Hoeflea ulvae:
- a CDS encoding cytochrome c oxidase assembly protein, translating to MRMVRLWPLAAGLLLLAGLWLGPLPGMARRAFSPHMILHLGVMVVAAPLIVIGLMRLSPPDLAPRFWYCGALAASVFDFAVVWGWHVPALHEAAARLDPAFALQQLSFLAAGLWLWWICLAGRDAGSGAAGAFAMLFASMHMAMLGVLLVLAPALVYAPQFCLGAFGLDPLQDQQLGGGLMALLGALPYVAGGAYLASRLAVQEA from the coding sequence ATGCGGATGGTGAGGCTGTGGCCGCTTGCAGCGGGCCTGTTGCTGCTTGCCGGTCTGTGGCTGGGGCCTTTGCCCGGCATGGCGCGCCGGGCGTTTTCGCCGCACATGATCCTGCATCTGGGTGTCATGGTGGTGGCCGCGCCGTTGATCGTCATCGGCCTCATGCGGCTGTCACCGCCGGACCTTGCGCCGCGGTTTTGGTATTGTGGTGCCTTGGCTGCCTCGGTTTTCGATTTTGCCGTGGTCTGGGGCTGGCATGTGCCGGCGCTGCATGAGGCGGCGGCACGGCTCGACCCGGCCTTCGCGCTCCAGCAATTGAGCTTTCTTGCGGCCGGGCTGTGGTTGTGGTGGATCTGCCTTGCGGGCCGTGATGCCGGGTCCGGTGCTGCGGGAGCCTTTGCGATGCTGTTTGCATCCATGCACATGGCCATGCTCGGCGTGCTTCTCGTCCTCGCGCCGGCGCTCGTCTACGCGCCACAATTCTGCCTCGGCGCCTTCGGCCTCGATCCGCTGCAGGATCAGCAGCTCGGCGGCGGCCTGATGGCCTTGCTCGGTGCGCTGCCCTATGTGGCGGGCGGCGCCTATCTTGCCTCACGCCTTGCGGTGCAGGAAGCCTGA
- a CDS encoding GntR family transcriptional regulator: MTNFGRGFLLASIKPKMLFTEAKLTVDPEIVDNSDEAPRAPLGAAEVAARLEYLINAGELVGGDRINESGLAQQLGTSRGPVREACRALEQAGLVRSALNRGFFVQEIGLKTAVDIYEVRAALFRTAGRLLVERISVAQLRELVATVEQMDEAAESNDFHRFYLLNEDFHNLIIEHCGNESVAELWPRLQTQLNLFRRRGLVVRGALKAANAEHRSIVEAFEKGDVTAAALLCERHVLSGKARLMATMSDAPLGTRRGREPASLSHIRIEGEGSEHND; this comes from the coding sequence TTGACAAATTTTGGCAGAGGCTTTTTATTGGCGTCAATTAAACCAAAAATGTTATTTACGGAGGCGAAATTGACTGTAGATCCAGAAATCGTCGACAATTCGGATGAGGCGCCGCGCGCCCCATTGGGTGCAGCGGAGGTGGCAGCGAGGCTGGAATACCTCATCAACGCAGGCGAGCTTGTTGGCGGAGACAGGATCAACGAAAGCGGCCTGGCTCAGCAGCTCGGGACAAGCCGGGGGCCTGTGCGCGAGGCCTGTCGCGCACTCGAGCAGGCTGGATTGGTGCGATCGGCGCTCAATCGGGGCTTCTTCGTCCAGGAAATCGGTCTGAAGACAGCCGTGGACATCTATGAAGTGCGGGCCGCATTGTTCCGGACTGCGGGCCGGCTGCTTGTCGAACGCATCAGTGTCGCCCAGTTGCGGGAACTGGTCGCGACGGTGGAGCAGATGGACGAGGCAGCGGAGAGCAACGACTTCCACCGCTTCTATCTGCTCAATGAAGATTTCCACAATCTGATTATCGAGCACTGCGGGAACGAGTCTGTGGCCGAGCTCTGGCCCCGGCTGCAGACCCAGCTCAATTTGTTCCGCCGCCGCGGTCTCGTGGTCCGTGGTGCGTTGAAGGCGGCCAATGCCGAGCACCGCTCGATCGTCGAGGCTTTCGAAAAGGGTGACGTCACGGCTGCGGCGCTGCTGTGCGAACGGCACGTGCTTTCAGGCAAGGCACGACTGATGGCGACGATGTCGGACGCACCCCTTGGCACCCGCCGTGGCCGGGAGCCTGCAAGTCTTTCTCACATACGCATCGAAGGCGAAGGAAGTGAACACAATGATTGA
- a CDS encoding PdxA family dehydrogenase, with the protein MIEPASLPTIALVPGDPTGIGPELTARIIASEDMGQVARFVVVGDSRIMDLGCSQAGLSPNLEIVSDGQAAQDVLRRSDRIPLVDLRNLDPSTFALGEANPEVGAVVGATLEAAIGLAKGGFVDAITFAPLNKQAMFQGGWKFPDEHKLFAHLMEFNGLFSEMNVLDGRWMTRVTSHVSLREAIDQITPDRIRDALILADRTMRNAGIDNPRIAVAALNPHGGEGGLFGREEIDVIKPTVEEMALKGINCHGPFPSDTVYLKAFDGQFDSVLAMYHDQGQIATKLKGFNRGVTVTAGLPIVFTTPAHGTAYDIVGKGIADPGATASAVRLAAQLSRRSRTQSGSRPVQEALTATR; encoded by the coding sequence ATGATTGAACCCGCTTCACTGCCCACTATAGCCCTGGTCCCGGGAGATCCGACAGGGATCGGGCCCGAACTGACCGCCCGTATCATCGCCTCCGAGGACATGGGGCAGGTGGCCCGGTTTGTTGTCGTGGGTGACAGCCGGATCATGGATCTGGGGTGCAGCCAGGCTGGCCTGTCTCCAAATCTCGAAATCGTAAGTGACGGTCAGGCAGCACAGGACGTACTCCGGCGGTCTGACCGCATTCCACTCGTCGACTTGCGCAACCTTGATCCTTCAACCTTCGCCTTGGGTGAGGCCAATCCCGAGGTCGGTGCCGTTGTTGGCGCCACGCTTGAGGCGGCGATCGGTCTTGCGAAAGGCGGGTTTGTGGACGCGATAACCTTTGCGCCTCTCAACAAGCAAGCCATGTTCCAGGGAGGCTGGAAGTTTCCCGACGAGCACAAATTGTTCGCACATCTGATGGAGTTTAACGGCCTGTTCAGTGAAATGAACGTGCTGGACGGGCGCTGGATGACCCGTGTCACCAGCCATGTCTCGCTCCGCGAAGCCATCGATCAGATCACACCGGACCGCATACGGGATGCTCTGATCCTCGCCGACCGGACGATGCGGAACGCCGGGATCGACAATCCGAGGATCGCCGTGGCTGCCCTGAACCCGCATGGCGGTGAAGGGGGGTTGTTCGGGCGAGAAGAAATAGATGTGATCAAGCCAACCGTGGAGGAAATGGCGCTCAAGGGCATCAACTGCCACGGACCCTTTCCCAGCGATACCGTCTATCTCAAGGCCTTCGATGGGCAGTTCGACAGCGTCCTGGCGATGTATCATGACCAGGGGCAGATCGCTACCAAGCTCAAAGGGTTCAACCGCGGTGTGACTGTCACCGCCGGATTGCCGATCGTGTTTACAACCCCGGCGCATGGCACTGCCTACGATATCGTGGGCAAGGGCATCGCCGATCCGGGAGCCACAGCGAGCGCCGTGCGCCTCGCGGCACAACTTTCACGCAGATCACGTACCCAGTCAGGCTCGCGGCCAGTGCAGGAGGCACTGACAGCGACGCGTTGA
- a CDS encoding Bug family tripartite tricarboxylate transporter substrate binding protein, giving the protein MQFYKRLALISTAAMAAAILAPSAMAQDAFPSGPIEIISHASAGGGTDTTLRTMQPALEKALGVPVSIAVKTGGSGRVAMSYAKGRPADGYTLMLVTPTHLYTMAQGNSPVGIDEIVGIARASDDPILIVTRADGDLTTAKSMLEHDGSPLRWGTTHVGSVDHASAEVFAREADIDISVVPFEGGGELVINLMGGSLDVASLNLTEAMDAISRGDLTAVAIMAPARVDTLPDTPTTAELGLDADFSTVRGLVAMKGVPQERLDILEKALLEAMAGERYQDLLINSGMPMNSPAPGATWDPQLRKIHVNAVEVLTELGMVK; this is encoded by the coding sequence ATGCAATTTTACAAACGACTTGCCCTGATTTCAACAGCGGCAATGGCCGCTGCCATTCTGGCACCATCGGCCATGGCACAGGATGCTTTTCCGAGTGGTCCGATCGAGATTATTTCGCACGCTTCGGCGGGCGGCGGCACAGACACAACCCTGCGCACGATGCAGCCCGCGCTCGAGAAGGCACTGGGCGTGCCGGTCAGTATCGCGGTCAAAACCGGCGGCTCCGGCCGTGTGGCCATGAGCTATGCCAAGGGCCGGCCGGCTGACGGCTATACACTCATGCTGGTTACCCCGACCCATCTTTACACCATGGCGCAAGGAAATTCGCCGGTGGGTATCGACGAGATCGTCGGAATTGCCCGCGCTTCGGACGACCCCATCCTGATCGTCACCCGGGCAGATGGTGATCTCACAACGGCCAAGAGCATGCTTGAGCATGACGGAAGCCCGTTGCGCTGGGGCACGACTCATGTGGGCTCAGTCGATCACGCCTCGGCCGAGGTCTTTGCCCGCGAAGCCGATATCGACATTTCCGTGGTGCCCTTTGAAGGGGGCGGTGAACTGGTCATAAACCTGATGGGTGGATCACTTGACGTTGCCAGCCTCAACCTCACTGAAGCTATGGATGCGATCAGCCGGGGCGACCTGACCGCTGTCGCGATCATGGCGCCCGCGCGTGTGGACACTCTGCCTGATACCCCCACCACCGCGGAACTGGGCCTTGATGCCGACTTCTCCACAGTCCGGGGACTCGTGGCCATGAAAGGCGTCCCGCAGGAGCGGCTGGATATTCTCGAAAAGGCCTTGCTCGAAGCCATGGCAGGCGAGCGTTACCAGGATCTTCTGATCAATTCCGGCATGCCAATGAACAGCCCGGCACCTGGCGCGACATGGGATCCGCAGCTTCGCAAGATCCACGTGAACGCCGTGGAAGTCCTGACTGAACTCGGCATGGTCAAATAA
- a CDS encoding tripartite tricarboxylate transporter TctB family protein yields MEKHPDKGIREFHGRAKGEEGAAASSEPRPDHGSSSAPHSARHRDLGVGLTAIAICGLLWWETTRFAKVPAALSQGIPASFFPRVLLATVAILSCVIILRGWRAQRSSIKTPTTRTLVTGALIVVGVALLPVLGMLLTLAVIALVLPVSWGERRPLPLAIYTVGLPLAIWCVFSQLLQLRFPTGIFGF; encoded by the coding sequence ATGGAAAAGCACCCTGACAAGGGGATTCGCGAATTCCATGGGAGGGCAAAAGGAGAGGAGGGAGCTGCGGCTTCCTCCGAACCCCGCCCTGATCACGGAAGCTCGTCCGCGCCGCACAGCGCCAGGCACCGGGATCTGGGTGTCGGCCTTACAGCCATAGCCATCTGCGGCCTGCTCTGGTGGGAGACCACGCGCTTCGCAAAGGTCCCCGCCGCGCTCTCCCAGGGCATTCCCGCATCATTCTTTCCCAGGGTGCTGCTTGCGACCGTCGCAATACTGTCCTGCGTTATCATCCTGCGCGGCTGGCGCGCTCAACGATCGAGCATCAAGACACCGACCACCCGCACACTCGTGACAGGCGCCCTGATTGTCGTGGGCGTGGCGCTCTTGCCGGTCCTGGGCATGCTGCTGACACTTGCCGTCATTGCTCTGGTTCTTCCGGTCAGCTGGGGGGAGCGGCGACCTCTCCCGCTGGCGATTTACACGGTTGGACTGCCTTTGGCGATCTGGTGTGTTTTTTCCCAGCTTCTACAGCTTCGTTTTCCTACCGGCATTTTCGGCTTTTGA
- a CDS encoding tripartite tricarboxylate transporter permease, which produces MNDFLLALGSAFEPYTLFLIVAATIVGVLVGALPGLSSTMAAALLLPFTIFLEPIPAIASLAALYCGGTFGGSITAILINTPGAPPAAATAFDGYPMAQRGEAGRALGIATISSAIGGIFSLIVLLVAAPFLAGLAYRFGPPEYFALTVFGLSMLASISGKNATKNLIGGCLGVFLATVGVSLTTGVERFTFGIPELYEGIDFVPVLIGMFAITELLTQAGITARPKKSMVDALRLPKLQDFKDSFATILRSCGIGTFIGILPAEGGTIASMIGYNEARRWSKRPDEFGTGIPEGIAGPETANNAATGGAMVPTLALGIPGSGTTAVILGGLIMHGLRPGPYLFQEQPTLLYGIFISMLIANVVLVVFGLLGIKLFARVTLIPPQFLWPAVFALCVVGSFGVNQSVIDVYIMLLAGCAGYMLKTFGFAPAPIIMGLVLGTMVDNTFAQSMIIFDMNWMLFFTRPIALVFFLLALFGIAGVPIINTIRRTWNGRMPQTAVED; this is translated from the coding sequence ATGAATGATTTTCTGCTCGCGCTCGGATCTGCCTTCGAGCCCTACACTCTGTTCCTGATTGTGGCTGCGACAATCGTGGGCGTTCTGGTCGGGGCACTGCCGGGTCTTTCTTCCACGATGGCCGCGGCCCTGCTTCTCCCCTTCACCATCTTTCTCGAGCCGATCCCGGCAATTGCATCCCTTGCAGCACTTTATTGCGGAGGCACTTTCGGCGGCTCGATCACGGCCATTCTGATCAACACACCCGGCGCCCCGCCGGCGGCGGCGACCGCATTTGACGGCTATCCCATGGCGCAGCGCGGCGAAGCGGGCAGAGCTCTGGGGATCGCCACCATAAGCTCTGCCATCGGCGGCATATTCAGCCTGATCGTGCTTCTGGTTGCTGCACCCTTTCTGGCAGGGCTTGCCTATCGGTTCGGTCCTCCCGAGTATTTCGCGCTTACCGTCTTCGGGCTTTCAATGCTGGCTTCGATCAGCGGCAAGAACGCAACGAAAAACCTGATTGGCGGGTGTCTTGGCGTGTTTCTCGCAACAGTCGGCGTGTCGCTGACCACAGGAGTGGAACGGTTCACCTTCGGCATCCCCGAGCTGTACGAAGGCATCGACTTTGTACCGGTCCTCATCGGCATGTTCGCGATTACCGAACTTCTCACCCAAGCGGGCATCACCGCCCGCCCCAAGAAAAGCATGGTCGACGCGCTCCGCTTGCCCAAGCTCCAGGATTTCAAGGATTCCTTTGCGACGATCCTGCGGTCGTGCGGCATCGGAACCTTCATCGGCATCCTGCCGGCCGAGGGTGGCACGATCGCGTCGATGATCGGCTACAATGAAGCGCGCCGGTGGTCAAAGCGTCCTGACGAGTTCGGGACCGGCATTCCTGAAGGCATCGCCGGGCCCGAGACCGCCAACAACGCGGCGACCGGCGGAGCGATGGTGCCAACCCTCGCTTTGGGCATCCCTGGTTCGGGGACCACGGCGGTGATCCTGGGTGGGCTTATCATGCACGGGTTGCGGCCCGGTCCCTACCTGTTCCAGGAACAGCCAACGCTGCTTTACGGCATCTTCATTTCCATGCTGATTGCCAATGTCGTGCTCGTGGTGTTCGGCCTGCTCGGCATCAAGCTGTTCGCTCGCGTGACGCTCATTCCGCCGCAATTCCTGTGGCCTGCTGTTTTCGCCTTGTGCGTCGTAGGCTCATTTGGGGTCAATCAGTCGGTCATCGACGTCTATATCATGCTGCTGGCGGGGTGTGCCGGCTACATGCTCAAGACCTTCGGATTTGCCCCGGCGCCTATCATCATGGGCCTGGTGCTCGGAACCATGGTCGACAATACCTTCGCGCAGTCGATGATCATCTTCGACATGAACTGGATGCTGTTCTTCACACGTCCGATAGCCCTGGTGTTCTTCCTGCTGGCATTGTTCGGCATCGCTGGCGTCCCAATCATCAATACCATTCGCAGAACGTGGAACGGGCGAATGCCTCAAACCGCGGTCGAGGACTAA
- a CDS encoding MmgE/PrpD family protein: MSQSAHKNYTPDISTNTGEGLTAYTVSFVLDADFSSLPADVLEEGRKSMLDGFGLALSGSVARSGELARAHLQAVAAAGDCTVIGSDMKLPPRFAAFVNGVGVHADDYDDTQLAVAADRVYGLLTHPTATALPAAFAVAEEVGGSGKDLMLAYQLGVEVECKVAEAISPRHYQHGFHATGTCGTMAAAAAAMKLRGLDLDTALQAFSIAASQSAGLRENFGTMTKPFHAGRSSESGVLAADLAAAGWSAAKEILESHRGFFQAAGGGYDEAAIRGKLGAPWTFGSPGVSIKPHPSGSLTHPGMTEMLRLILENDLRPEQVEKVRVGTNHNMPNALIHHRPTNELQAKFSMEFCMAILLLERRAGLPEFTDEVVMRDDVREMIKKVDFYVNDEAEAAGYSKMTTIIDIALKDGRVVSGRADFGKGSPANPMTYEEVADKFRGCAEFAKWDNGKTEDIIAIVREIERMDNLSTLSRALSA, translated from the coding sequence GTGTCACAATCAGCACACAAGAATTACACGCCGGACATCTCAACCAATACGGGTGAAGGGCTCACCGCCTACACGGTTTCTTTCGTTCTCGATGCGGACTTCTCAAGCTTGCCGGCCGACGTCCTCGAGGAAGGACGCAAGTCGATGCTGGACGGTTTCGGGCTTGCGCTTTCCGGATCGGTCGCCCGCAGCGGCGAACTGGCGCGTGCTCACCTCCAGGCGGTTGCCGCCGCGGGAGACTGCACGGTCATCGGCTCTGACATGAAACTGCCGCCGCGCTTCGCCGCCTTTGTGAATGGCGTGGGGGTTCATGCCGATGATTATGATGACACTCAGCTCGCCGTCGCGGCCGACCGGGTCTACGGACTTCTGACGCATCCCACGGCGACTGCACTGCCAGCAGCATTCGCGGTCGCCGAAGAGGTGGGTGGGTCGGGCAAGGACCTGATGTTGGCCTACCAGCTCGGTGTCGAGGTCGAATGCAAGGTGGCAGAGGCAATTTCGCCGCGGCACTACCAGCACGGGTTTCACGCAACCGGCACCTGCGGCACCATGGCTGCAGCGGCAGCAGCCATGAAGCTTCGGGGGCTGGATCTGGACACGGCTCTCCAGGCGTTTTCCATTGCCGCGAGCCAGTCGGCCGGACTGCGTGAAAACTTCGGCACCATGACAAAGCCCTTCCATGCCGGTCGTTCCAGCGAAAGTGGTGTTCTGGCAGCAGATCTGGCTGCGGCGGGATGGAGTGCAGCCAAGGAGATTCTGGAGTCCCACCGCGGCTTCTTCCAGGCTGCAGGCGGCGGATATGACGAGGCCGCCATTCGCGGCAAGCTTGGCGCCCCTTGGACCTTCGGTTCGCCGGGCGTCTCGATCAAGCCGCATCCATCCGGGTCGCTCACCCACCCCGGGATGACCGAAATGCTGCGGCTGATTCTGGAAAACGATCTGCGTCCGGAGCAGGTGGAAAAGGTCCGCGTCGGCACCAATCACAACATGCCCAATGCGCTGATACACCACCGTCCAACCAACGAGCTGCAGGCCAAGTTCTCGATGGAGTTCTGCATGGCCATCCTTCTTCTCGAGCGCCGGGCCGGATTGCCCGAGTTTACCGACGAAGTGGTCATGCGAGACGATGTGCGGGAAATGATCAAGAAGGTGGATTTCTACGTCAATGACGAGGCGGAAGCCGCGGGCTATTCGAAAATGACGACCATCATCGACATCGCTCTCAAGGATGGCCGCGTCGTTTCCGGACGGGCTGACTTCGGCAAGGGCAGTCCCGCGAACCCGATGACCTATGAGGAAGTGGCCGACAAGTTCCGTGGCTGCGCCGAGTTCGCGAAGTGGGACAACGGCAAGACCGAGGACATCATCGCCATTGTTCGCGAAATCGAGCGGATGGACAACCTGTCGACTTTGAGCCGGGCTCTGTCGGCCTAA
- a CDS encoding tartrate dehydrogenase, with amino-acid sequence MNNYKIAAIPGDGIGKEVVAAGVQVLDAVARQSGTFEADVTTFDWGSDRYKATGSFMDEGGAEMLRPFDAILFGAVGAPDVPDHVSLWGLRLAICQPLDQYANVRPTRVLPGIRSPLSNVGPDDLDWVIVRENSEGEYAGQGGRSHRGLPQEIATEVAIFTRAGVERIMRFAFALADSRPRKLLTVVTKSNAQRYGMVMWDEIAAEVAKDFPDVTWDKMLVDAMTVRMTLNPRSLDTIVASNLHADILSDLAAALSGSIGVAPTANINPEKTAPSMFEPIHGSAFDITGKGVANPVATFWTVAMMLEHLGEAAAADRLMKAVERVTAESRFHTPDLGGTARTQDVTRAVIAVLEGRNALETEVA; translated from the coding sequence ATGAACAACTACAAAATCGCCGCCATACCGGGCGACGGGATTGGCAAGGAAGTGGTGGCGGCGGGGGTGCAGGTCCTGGACGCGGTGGCACGCCAAAGCGGCACGTTCGAGGCTGATGTCACGACATTTGACTGGGGCTCAGATCGCTACAAGGCGACCGGCAGTTTCATGGACGAGGGCGGCGCCGAGATGCTTCGGCCGTTTGACGCCATTTTGTTCGGTGCGGTGGGTGCGCCGGATGTGCCTGATCACGTGTCGCTGTGGGGCCTTCGCCTTGCCATCTGCCAGCCGCTCGATCAATACGCCAATGTCCGGCCGACGCGTGTCTTGCCCGGCATTCGGAGTCCGCTTTCCAATGTTGGTCCAGACGATCTCGACTGGGTGATCGTGCGCGAGAACTCCGAGGGTGAATATGCGGGCCAGGGTGGACGCTCGCACAGAGGCTTGCCCCAGGAAATTGCCACCGAGGTGGCAATCTTTACCCGCGCAGGCGTGGAGCGCATCATGCGTTTTGCCTTTGCATTGGCCGATTCCAGGCCGCGCAAGCTGCTCACCGTGGTGACAAAATCGAATGCGCAGCGCTACGGGATGGTGATGTGGGACGAGATCGCCGCTGAGGTGGCCAAGGATTTCCCGGACGTCACCTGGGACAAGATGCTGGTCGACGCGATGACCGTGCGCATGACGCTCAATCCCCGTTCGCTTGATACCATCGTGGCGTCAAATCTGCACGCGGACATACTTTCAGATTTGGCCGCGGCGCTGTCGGGTTCCATCGGAGTGGCTCCGACGGCCAATATCAACCCTGAAAAGACCGCGCCATCCATGTTCGAACCGATACATGGTTCGGCTTTCGACATCACCGGCAAAGGCGTTGCCAATCCGGTGGCAACCTTCTGGACGGTCGCCATGATGCTCGAGCATCTCGGCGAGGCCGCGGCGGCCGATCGATTGATGAAGGCTGTCGAGCGTGTGACTGCGGAGTCGCGGTTCCATACACCGGATCTTGGCGGCACCGCGCGAACACAGGACGTGACCCGAGCCGTGATTGCCGTGCTTGAAGGTCGCAATGCATTGGAAACCGAGGTCGCTTGA
- a CDS encoding tartrate dehydrogenase, with translation MNTNERNTYKIAVIAGDGIGQETVPEGLKVLSAAARLFDIGLDFEEHDFASCDYYARHGEMMPGDWKSRIIDSDAIFFGAVGWPDTVPDHVSLWGSLLKFRREFDQYANLRPVRLMPGVPCPLAGKSPGDIDFWVVRENTEGEYSSIGGKIFEGTDRETVMQETVMTRQGVDRILRYAFEIAERTERKTLTSATKSNGISITMPYWDERVLEMAKSFPDIAVDKYHIDILTALFVLKPERFNVVVASNLFGDILSDLGPACTGTIGIAPSGNINPTRTFPSLFEPVHGSAPDIAGQGIANPVGQIWCGAMMLDHLGHPEAASAVVAAIESVLSDPERRTSDLGGEADTRGCGDAVLEALEKHVSQNPRNAA, from the coding sequence ATGAACACAAATGAACGCAATACATACAAGATCGCTGTAATCGCCGGCGACGGCATCGGGCAAGAGACTGTGCCGGAGGGCCTGAAGGTCCTGAGTGCGGCGGCCCGGCTGTTTGACATCGGGCTCGACTTCGAAGAGCACGACTTCGCTTCCTGTGATTACTATGCCAGGCATGGTGAAATGATGCCGGGCGACTGGAAGTCCCGCATCATTGACAGCGATGCCATCTTCTTCGGTGCTGTGGGTTGGCCGGACACGGTGCCGGATCACGTCTCGCTCTGGGGATCGCTGCTCAAGTTCAGGCGCGAGTTTGACCAGTACGCCAATCTTCGGCCGGTCCGGCTGATGCCGGGAGTGCCTTGCCCGCTGGCCGGCAAATCGCCGGGCGATATCGACTTCTGGGTCGTGCGCGAAAACACGGAAGGCGAATATTCCTCAATAGGCGGAAAGATATTCGAAGGCACGGATCGGGAAACCGTCATGCAGGAAACGGTCATGACGCGCCAGGGCGTGGATCGCATTCTGCGTTATGCTTTCGAGATTGCCGAGCGGACCGAACGCAAGACCCTTACTTCGGCCACCAAGTCCAATGGCATTTCCATTACCATGCCCTATTGGGACGAGCGGGTGCTGGAGATGGCCAAGTCGTTCCCGGACATTGCCGTCGACAAATATCACATAGACATCCTCACGGCGCTGTTCGTGCTCAAGCCGGAACGCTTCAACGTGGTGGTGGCGTCGAACCTGTTCGGGGACATCCTCTCCGACCTCGGTCCGGCCTGCACCGGAACAATCGGCATCGCGCCATCAGGCAACATCAATCCGACCCGGACCTTCCCCTCCCTGTTCGAACCTGTGCATGGCTCGGCTCCGGACATTGCCGGGCAGGGGATCGCCAATCCGGTTGGGCAGATCTGGTGTGGCGCCATGATGCTCGACCATCTCGGCCATCCCGAGGCTGCGTCCGCCGTCGTTGCAGCCATCGAATCGGTGCTCTCGGACCCGGAGCGCCGCACCAGTGATCTAGGCGGGGAAGCCGATACCAGAGGCTGCGGCGACGCTGTGCTCGAGGCACTGGAAAAGCACGTTTCCCAAAACCCCCGCAATGCAGCCTGA
- a CDS encoding glycerate kinase type-2 family protein: MFDIGVAAADPGNAVRQCLARDFAERPHPFSCIIAVGKAARSMAAAAMEAKAARFGAPVIVITNAGNTSALPGARVFAAGHPVPDENGLAATRTLLKLLTKLGARDHVLVLISGGASAMLPAPAGALSFSDEVETGKLLLASGADITAMNIVRQQISRTKGGGLARAAAPARVTGMILSDVVGDDLRIIGSGPTSEPAGTPGDALEILSTFGILHRVSPQVLHHLQTATTSLAVPECDNRLIGSNALSLAAIKAARPHGTLIVTPLTGDVSEAARRIAGDHAASNASLMIWGGETTVTVRGAGKGGRNQELCLRLAMKAERAAWKHAWCFLSGGTDGRDGPTDAAGGLVDGCTLRRIRDAGMSPQGLLMANDSYHALQASGDLLKTGATGTNVADIQMLLIHRDQTGNA, from the coding sequence TTGTTTGACATCGGAGTCGCTGCGGCCGATCCCGGCAATGCGGTGCGGCAGTGCCTTGCCAGGGACTTTGCAGAACGGCCGCACCCGTTTTCATGCATCATCGCCGTCGGGAAGGCGGCGCGGTCCATGGCTGCTGCGGCTATGGAAGCCAAGGCAGCGAGGTTCGGCGCACCGGTCATCGTGATAACCAATGCCGGGAACACGTCTGCCTTGCCCGGAGCACGTGTCTTCGCCGCGGGCCATCCGGTTCCCGATGAGAATGGACTCGCGGCGACCCGAACTCTTCTGAAACTGCTCACGAAGCTGGGCGCCAGGGACCATGTTCTGGTGCTGATCTCGGGAGGTGCATCGGCAATGCTGCCGGCGCCGGCAGGCGCACTGAGCTTTTCTGACGAGGTCGAGACGGGAAAGCTGCTGCTCGCCTCCGGCGCCGACATCACGGCCATGAATATCGTCAGGCAACAGATTTCCAGAACCAAGGGCGGTGGACTGGCAAGGGCAGCCGCGCCGGCCAGGGTTACCGGAATGATCCTGTCTGACGTGGTGGGTGATGATCTGCGTATCATCGGATCGGGCCCCACGTCCGAACCCGCGGGGACCCCCGGCGACGCACTGGAAATCCTCTCCACCTTCGGAATCCTGCACAGGGTTTCTCCGCAGGTGCTCCATCATTTGCAGACCGCCACGACCTCTTTGGCGGTCCCTGAGTGTGACAACAGGCTGATCGGCTCGAATGCACTCAGTCTGGCAGCCATCAAGGCAGCGCGACCACACGGTACACTGATCGTTACCCCGTTGACCGGTGACGTTTCCGAGGCTGCGCGGCGCATTGCTGGTGATCATGCCGCCTCGAATGCGTCACTTATGATCTGGGGCGGGGAAACCACGGTAACAGTTCGAGGTGCCGGAAAAGGAGGCCGCAACCAGGAACTTTGTTTGCGGCTCGCCATGAAAGCGGAGCGGGCGGCGTGGAAACACGCATGGTGCTTTCTCTCGGGGGGCACAGATGGGCGGGATGGGCCCACGGACGCGGCTGGCGGCCTTGTTGACGGGTGCACTCTGAGGCGCATCCGCGACGCAGGGATGTCGCCGCAAGGCCTGCTCATGGCGAACGACAGTTATCATGCGCTCCAGGCGTCGGGCGACCTGCTCAAGACAGGGGCAACCGGAACCAATGTCGCCGATATTCAGATGCTTCTGATACACAGAGATCAGACCGGTAACGCCTAG